CCGTTAGCATTAGCATAATACATGAAGGGCTTCGGACCTCCCTTAAACAGATAATTTACCAGAAATACTACATCCGAAACAGTTACCTTGTCATCCCGGTTCGCATTCCCGCACATCGGCTTTAACAACCCAGTTAAACCATTCTCCGATGGCACTAAGGCATATTTTGCAGTAATCAAGGTTGCGGCGCTTGGATTAACCACCTTGAGACTTCCATTATCCACCTTGCGAGCTGTGACCACTATGTTACCCTCATAATGAGCAACCGTATCAGTCGGAACGAACCAGCCAGGCGCAGTCATATACTTGTACAGGGTGTCATCCGGATACCCATCGTTGCTGTTCATGTGAATCGATTTGCTAGACTGCAGAACACCTGCAGCATAAGGTGTTAAGCTGGTGTCGTGAGTGGCGCCTTCATCCCTGGACGAATAATAGAAGTATACTCCCGCGTACTCTGTGGTGTTGCAGACAGTGTCTCCCTTCAAATAGACCAGTTTGTTGGCTGCATCAGTAACACCTATGTTGGCAAAGGAACCATTGGTACACGAAGAAGGTCCAGTAGCATCGATGTCAAGCCCCAGGCCAAAATAGACTGTGGGTAAAGGCGCTGGCTCTGACACAGCACGCCACCAGGATGGCGGCGGATTCTTGTACAGCTTAACGTATTTCACAACCACTTTCTCATTCTCGAAGAAGACATTCTTATCCTCTATAGTCCACCACCACCAGAACCATTCATAAGGTGTGCCTATCCTATGCACCATAGGTGCGTATTTAGCCACGGTCGTGGTTATGCCCCAGGTTGAAAACTCCGGCTGCTGAGTTACCTGCAGATGAGCCTCAGGTAAAAAGTCCTCATGCTGGTACACCTGGGTAGCACCAAGATTATTTCCAGCAGTGTCAATTGTTACCAAAGCTGGTGAGCCATCGAACAGGTAATCTTTTCCATTATAGGTAAGATTAACACCTGCTCCTGCATTTCCGTTGCCCATTTTGCCTGCACTGGAGATCACCAACTTAATCCCGCCGGCGTGGGTATCTACGGTATCGAACTCTTCAGCATAAAAACTGTCGCTGGTCACCACCAGAGCGAATTTCACCCACTGGGTATCCACGTACGTTGCTCCGCCTCCCAGCAAGCCTTGGTTGGAAGCCACTCTGATGCTGTCAAATACGATGGTGTCACTCAGCGGACCCGCATTGTTGAAGGTAACTACCACTTTTTTCGTGCTCCCGCCCTCCTGAATTGAGTCATCGGTAATGCTCAATCCTACATATGTCGCTGTAGGGGCATCCAGCTTGAAGTACAAGGTGGTAGTTCCCGTATTATCCAGCTTCAAGGTGTCGTCCAGAGGAGTGGCATTACTCGTCTTGAGCGAGGGATACTTCCATACCATCGGGTTTATACCCAAGCCAGCAACAGCCGGAATCTGGATGTTGCTCTCCTGGTATCTCAGGTATCGGACCGGGTTTTTCGTACCACTGCCCTGGCCATTGACAAATGCACCTGGATCCAGGTCCATTACATACTGGATATGCAGTAAGCTGTCAACCCTTTCGGCTAAAGAAGCCCAGTTTTCGCTCCTGCAAGCACCTGCGGCACAGTTATTAGTGTGGGTGTTGGTGATATTTATTTTCTGGGACCAGGATAGACCGCCATTAGAAGAAGCAGCCAAGTACAGCTCGGTATTGGTATATCCTTTCGCTGAGGTATCAGCAGGAGGTCCGTCGTACTCGGACCATAGGCAGTAGAGCCAGTTGTGGCGAGGCCCAGCCAAATAATTCACGCCTAAGGTCATCAGGCCTATCGAATACCAGTTCGTGCTCCCGACAACCCAGCTGGCAGAAGAAAGGGAGGTGATCTGCCTTACCCGTTTGTCTGCAGGCAACCCAGAGGAATAATGCCACAGGACTACGTCCCTGCGATAACCAGTGCTATTGCTTGTCCAGATTATATGCAGGTCATCATTATAATCATATGCTGCGGCCCATTCGCCAGTTGGCGTAGTAGTATAACCAGGCCCGTAATTGGTCACGTTGGTGGGAGCGGGGAAAGAGCCTGCGGCTACCCAGTCATCCCCGCCGTTGGTTGACTCGACGTAGTATATATCATCACCGCCGATGACATAGTTATCCCAGACAAAAGCAACTTTTCGGGAAACCGGTGAGGTGATTGGCCCGGAAGTGATACCAGCTTCCTCACCGACATAATAGCCATAATTGCTGGTTGGCTCTACGATGTCGGGATGGATCACGAATACCGGACTTCCCGGGGCCTGACATTTCAGCGAGTCAAAATACGCCCAGCAACGTCCGTAACCGCACGCATTGCCGACGTCAGCCTGCATACTGTAATGAATGTAACGAGGACTGGTAGTATCCTTTTGAACTGCTACCCGGGGCCAGATGCGCTGGCCACCAGACCCGGGGATGGAATCAGGAACGTCGAAAATCCGTAATTCACCCAGTCCCGGGGTGGTCTTCTCCACGTTGACGGTCGTAAATGTTCCGGCGGCTACGTTATGATAGGCCAGAACCTCCCTGCTGTCAGGTAGAATGTCCAGACAGCCGTAACCACCCCTGCCAGTAGTGGCTGAAGCTAACTGACCGTATAGAATTAACCAACCATAAGTAGGAGGGCCACCTTCTACTTTAGAGTTGTAGTGTATATCCCTCAGCCCTGACACAACATCTCCAGCAGTAGGTGAATACATCCAGGTGAAATGTCTTTTGTTGCCATAATCGTTGGCTATCTGCCTGATCATCGAATAATTGGTCTGAAACTCATAATAGGTATAACCGGCTGTGTCTTTGGTGGCAGGTAAGAATAATTCCGGCATCGGGCTGGTTATATACTTGGTCGCGATGTTATACTCGGGCACTGCTATATTCTTGATCCGGCCTGTCATCCTCTGCTCCCTGTCGCTAACCTGAGTCTGCTTCTTTGTGGCCGCCCAAGTCGTAATGCCCAGGACGAAAAAGCAAAGAACAAGCAAGACTATAACTTTTTTAACCATCTTTTGCTCCTTTCTTGGTTTGAAAACCTCCAGGCTTAAATCGGAAAAACGATTAGATAACTTTAAATCACCTCCTTAAACGAGAAGAAAACAAAAATTGTAAACCTCCTTTTGATTTCCTCCTCCGGTTCTAAAGGAAATCAAAGAACTTTTTCAGAGTTAGCTGCGAGTTTTGGGTGTTAGGGGGGAATTTGCAGCTACCTCCTGGCAAGAGGTAATAAAAACCCTCTCTTCCTCAATTTGCGAGTTAGGAATTCGTTATTCTTGCTCTAAGGGAAATAAACCAACCACTTTTCATCCCGCTAAATCTTATAAACGGGATGAAAAGATAAAATCGCTTTTTTTGACTATCTCAGTTACTTTATCGTCAGAAGGGAAAAAAACCGTACGCCTTACGATTAAAAAAAGATTCTCATTTATTCCGGAGAAAACCTTGTTTAGGTTCTGCAGCTCTATTTAACTATAAGGGGCTCAAGCAAGTTTGTCAAGTAAAATATTAAAAAATATGGCGGGGAGTCTGGGACAACTTTAGAACTTTCGTGCTAGAGCCTCATACTTAAGGTGCCCTGAATGCCTGAAAAAGGGAGAGTTTCGGAAGCACGGAACTCCCGACCTGTGATTACTATAGTCGTCATTATCAAGATTCCCATCTTAAACTATATGCTACTCATATATTTATCGTCTGACGTTGGCATTAGCTGGTTGGGTATATCAAGTTTTTGTATGAAAAGTACTTTTACGAAATAGACTATTTCTTAAATCTCATCACTATTCAATGAAAATATACTTACTCAATCCCCCAACCCTTCGCGCCAGATCGGGTTTTATTTTTACACTTAGCCAGAGACTTCGTATACTGTCCTCCAGTAATTATGTCACAAGTATATGTATTATATTCATGTGATGATTTCTTAAATTTCACGATAGCTGGGCGTTTTATTCCAGAGAGTTCCCTTATAGTAATTCTATGGGTATTATTCCGGAAATGGTGTATATAAGCGTCTCGAACATCAGTGTCGGCGACTTTTATCCGAATATGAATAGGGCGGCCGATATTCTTATTGAAGAAAGGCAATGCTTTTGTCGGTATTTGAACTTGTGTGCCACCTAACCCTGTTTCCTTATAGATCTCTAGATAAAACGTCTGTCCGGAAATATTGTCAACTCGCGTTACCTTTTTTAAAGAATTACGAATGTTAATTTTTGCAAACCGAGGTAATATGAAAGGAACCGAAGCGAAGGCAAAATCCATTTTGCTCTTATTACCAACCTTTTTATGTCTTTTATTCCATTTTATTAGTGTTGCCTTTACTTTCTTGAGCCATTCCGAAGATACTTGCTGTATATTGTTCTGATTCAATGGACCCTTCGGGTTTCTAAAGCAATTCCAAATAGATTGAATAGAATCTACGATATCCGAGTCCTTTTCCCTATCAAGCTCAATGATAGCAGTAGTCTCACAGTTGGCATATAGTCCACCGAGGGTAAGATTAGCCGAGCCCAAGAGCACAGTAACATATTTTTCTCCCTCAAATATGACGACCTTCGTATGAAAACAGCATTTTGATGATGAGTCATGAAGAACAAACAGATCCGTTTCCGGGAATGACCTATTGATATATGCTAAAGCGTTAAATGACGTGATACCATTATCGATACCCACAATAAATTCCAGGATCCCTCCAGAATCATAATAGGTCTTAAGTGCTTTACAAATATATGATAGACCATAATCGCTAACAAAAGCCATTAGGAACTTTACATGTTGGAATTTGGCTCTATCCCTATTTAGTGTATTTATAATGATATCACCAACGGGATTGACGCCAGCATACTGATTCAGAATCTCTAATTTCATACAAGCCTCCCAATTTTATTTTTTATTATTTTTTTCAATTAATGACCTTTCAGCTGTTGTGATTTCGTACAATTCAAAAACTAACTCATCAATCTCATCGATGAACCTTTGGACTCTGGATTGTCCTTGCTGGTCTATCTGGCATTTTGACGCTTGAGCTGCTAAGGTAGATAGTCGATTCTTGACAGCTTGTGTTGTCATTGTTATTGGAAACTCATTGAGATGGACAAGTTTTAGTTCAGCAAATAACCTGCCTGCGCGCGGCTGTATTGTCCGAAAATACCAAGTCATTAACTTCGAATTCAATATTGCTGCTACATAGTCCAAATCGACATCTTCTCGGGGAATACATACAAATAGATTATTACTGGAAAAGAATCCCTGTCTATCAACAGCTGCAAGTACATAATCACCAGTTCTTCTGACAAATATTTTGGGATTAACAAAATATTCTATCCTTGCAAGATTCGCATATTCACCTTTCTTCCTATCGATAATACTATGGTCGTAGTTGACATACTTACCAGACCAGGCTAAACGAAAAGGCTGAATTTCATTTCTACCAAATATCAAAGGCCTGCAGCAGTTATTGATTTTAGAATCCAAGAATAACTTATGCCTTATATTCCCAGAGTGTATCCCTTCATGACTATGAAATAGCTCATTGAAACGTAAAGCTTTTGCCTCGATTTTGCTTTTCAACTGTTCTGAAGTCGGGTCCCAGAAAAGATTAAATTTGAAGTCCTTATTATCTAAAAAATATTGCTGAGGGATGTTGGAAGATTTAACAAGGGTTCCAGCTTGCCCAACACCCGCGGTCGAAGTCAAGATGGCGTTCTGTCGTCGGATATTTTCAACGTCTTCACTTACTCCTATGATTGTGCAAGAATCTAAATTGACTGCCCCAAACGGCATTCCCCAGAAAATTATTCTTGATATTCTGTACCTATCTAGAATATATTTTCTGGTCGTGGGATAAGCCTTTAACAAGACTATATCAGGTAATATCATTGAAAATATGCCAACGTCGTGCAGAAGCTGTGTTCCCTTTTCTATAAATAATGCGAATGAGTCTATTATTCCTCTTGCAACGGCAAATCGCATCCTGAAATATGCTTTATCCTCTTTTGAAAATGGAATACCCCAAGGTGGGTTACCTATGACAATATCAAAACCCCCCTTCTCTTGGAATATCTCAGCAAAATGAAGCCCCCACAGAAAAAATGGCTTCGCATTAGCTTTCCTAAATCGAATGATGTCCTTCAGCTTTTCTGTCTTTTTATTTTCCTTTAGCGTTGCCTCGACCAACTCCCAGGTTAGTTCTTCTATCTCATTCTTTAGCCTGTCCTTTTCTTTCTTTTGTGCAATCTCGAAAAACTGTGACATCTTTTTCAAGAGTTTGGTCGCTTTCTGCTGTGCTTCACTCGGCTTAAATATGCCAAGCGAACCCTGATCGGATATTGATGGATTGTTGTAGCTTCTAAGTTGTCTATCTATATCGCCCAGTCGCCTTTGTAGCTCAGTCTTCTTTACCAGTGTGAGCTTGTTCTTGCTGTGCAGTTCTAAATACTCTTTTTGAAGTACACTCTGTCTGGCTTTAGTCGCTTCCATTTCTTTCGTTACATCTACTGGCCTCTTTAAGAAGCGCTCATCAATTAGTTTTATCCCTTCATACTCTTCAAGCAGGCTATTACCCTGCATGATCTTGTAATCAAGGTTAGGTAATGGCTTTATACTTTTGATATCTTCTTCCTCGACAACAAGTGATAGCCATAGACGAAGCTTAGCAATCTCGACTGCACCAGGGTCAATATCAACACCATAGAGACAGTTCTGAATCGCATGCCGCTTGAAATCATATACCGAACGATCATGAGCTCCGTCCAAATAGCTTGTCAGGGCAGTCCTGGTGCGTACGATTTCATTCATCATGCCTACCAAGAATGCACCAGAGCCAACTGCTGGATCACAAACCCGAACTGCGGAAAGCTTATCGTCAATAACTCCTGCGTTATCTCTAACAGTCTGTGGCAGTTTAAACAGGTATGTTTTTGTTTCTCTGCCTTTATGTGATATATGAGCATCATGCTCGATTACCGTCTCTCCATACTTGATAAGTGTTTCAATATCTTGGCGAGTTACACGACCCTTAAGCTTTGTTTCCAGATGGCTGATTAGACTTTCTTGGCACATATAGTGAACGATTTCACGTGGTGTATAGTAGGTGCCTTTAGACTTCCGGTCTTTGACTTCTAACAGGTTCTCAAATACTTTACCAAGCATCTCAGGATCAACCGCCACTTCCTTTTCAAGGGGTTCGTCTTCTTTTACTGTAAAGTTATATCGATCGAAAATATCAAGAATACCCGCGCCGATGTCGCCCTCGGAAGTCTTGTTCTTATTGGAGAATAGGGCGTCGGGAAGACATATGTCCGTGTGAATCCAGTCATAATCATTGATCGGGTCAAACAAACCGCCATTTAAGAATGGAATCTTGCAGTTGAACCGGTCGGAGTAATCGTCCGTTCGAGGGACTGCAAGAGTATTATAGAATAATGGCTCTAGAATATCGTTGAAGAAATTGCCATAACTGGCGACTTGCTTATCAAAAAGAAGCCGAAGAAAGTTCTTTGGTCCGGTACCCCAATCAGCGTCCCTGGCAACACCAAACCATCCTTTTTTCTGTAAAAAATATAGAAAGACAATCTGTCCCAAAAGCTTTTTGGAAAAGTCAACTGTATTTACACCTTTGGCTTCAAAATCGGCTTTGACTTTGCTGAATTTTGAGACCACGTTATCCAGCTCTTCTTTGGTCCACAAAAAGAGGTCGCGGTATTTCCCGAAGAATTCCTTGGTAGCTTTTTCAATGTTGAAGGCTTCTTCAAGCTCTTCAAGTGTGGGATTGTGGTCATCATCTGCGATGATCGGAACTAAGCGACTTTTGGCAGTGTGGCTGTTTTCGTTTGCGCCAACTAAAAACGACCATCTCCGAGCCGGAGTAAACTCCTCTTTTACCTTGACCTTGCCGTCTTTACCTTCTTCAAAGCGGTAGTCCATTTTAACCAGAGAAAACCGCCAGTCCTCATTGTTAGGAGACACAAATGCTACCAAGGCGGCATCTTTTAATTCTCCACCACGACTTCCATTCAGATACCGCGCAATAAAATTCCTTTGCATAGTGCGAGCCCTTTCAATGGAAGTCTCCTTTTTAAGCTTCACGATCAAAATGTCAATCTTATGCTCGCCATCTGTATATTTGCCAATTCTCTCCAGCAAGCTGACGTGTTGCTCATATGCATCAGGAATTAAATTGCCTTTGTAGGAAAAAGGTGCTTCTTCAACATGATTGAGAAGGTTTTTAGTAAAAGCAGTGAATTTGCCTTTATCAAAAGGATTCTCAAAGGTATTTTTTACGATAGCTCGTGCCTGTTCTTTGTCCATATTCATTCGCCGGTTAAATACAACGACAGAATAACCTCACGCTTGCCCAAAACTGTGGGAATCTGTTCGGCATAGTGCCCCTCTAAAAGACGCACGGGTATATGGGTTTGAAGCGTAGCCAAAACTTTTAAAGGGTTCTTCAGGTCTTGCTTTAATCTGTTAAGCGCCTTTAAAGTCTCTTTAGAGGTTTGCTTGGGCAAGCCGCCTTCCTCAAGCTGGGTGATTACTTTTTTCAGATATAGTTCCTGTTCATCAGTCAATTGTTGGGTGTTTTTCATTGTGGCTTTGAGAATCTTAAGAACATTGAATGCGCTGTCTCTACCACGTCTAGGTTGCGGTTCTACCATCTCTTCTGTGGTGGCAAAGATAAAGGCTTCTTTATTTTTATCTAAAAGCTCATAATACTTTTCAGGAAGTTTTTGTTTTTTGTCTTCCGGACCACTTTCCAGCAGTTTTGCTGCAGTAAGAAAGTCAAGCTCTTGCGAATCTTTGACGCTTTGAGCCATGAAAAACTTCTGCAGTTTTCCGCGTCGGAAGTAGGTCACAAGCGATCCTTTGGTATCGTCTCTTTGCTTTGCAGTTCGGGCTTTCCTGGGCAGACGCTTGATTTTGTCAAAAAGTTCTGGCTCTTTTTCGCGGATGTTCTTGATCATCTGAAGATATTTTAGCTCGCTTTCTTCGGTCTCATCTTCGCCGGTAACCGTTTTTTTGGATACTAAGCGGTCAAAAAGCTCATGTGAGCCGATGGGTTCGCCCTCGGTTAAAAGTGCGGCATCGCCTCCGAGCAAAGTCAAGAAAGCGTTTATTTTTGCTATCGCTACTTCTTTAAGTTTAATCTGGTCGTTGGATTGTTTGGTGGGGAAAAAGTTGAATGTGTAAATCTTATCAAACTTCGTATCCACGCGGTTGATGCGACCTACTCTTTGCATCAGGCGAGTCGGGTTCCAGGGAATATCATAGTTGATAACCACATTGGAGCGGTGTAAATTTACACCCTCTGATAAGATTTCAGTGGAGACCAGAATCCGGTAATCATCTTTAGGATGACGAGCTCGGGCGTCAAAATTCTCAATCACCTTGTCCCGGGTGGCTTCGCTTGATCCTCCGGTATAACATAGCGTTGTGTTGGGGAATTCTTTATCTAAGTTTGTCAACAGGTATTCGGCGGTCTCCTTTGATTCGGTGAAGATGATAAGTTTATTCTGTTTAAGAAGCTGCCTTTTCGAGAGTTCATTTACAAACTTAAGGAGTTTTGGGTCCCGAGTAACTTTTTGCCATAACGCTTTCACTTGGTTCAAGATGTCAAAATCACTTTTCAGGTCTTTTATGAAATCATCCCTAAAAGCCTTGCTGTTGTACTCTTCAGCTTTGCCTTCATCAATCAGGCGCTGAATCGCCTCGTCATCATCGTTTTCCAGCAGTTCAAATATCTTATTTGTGTATTCTTTGCTGACATAGACAGTTCCTTTTTCAAATTGTTTGATGAACATATCATAGGAGTAGATGAATCGATCAACCGAGTTCTTAAAAGCAAAGAAACTGCTCTCCAGTCTTTTCACTAAAAGAATTCTCATAAACTTGCCCATGTTTTCTTGCGCCAGGCGTGTTGGCTGGTCAGTTTCACCTTTGTAGTACTTAGGTAAAAAGGGTGTGTATCGGGCGTATTTGAATTTATGGGCAACAAGCTCAATAGTCTTGTTAAAAGTTTTGTCTTCCTCATCATTTAGTTCGTAAAACAACGGCTCAGGCTTTTCCACATCTGGGAATTTAAATCCTTGTTTTTTCAAATCCTCCGAAAAGTATTTTGCGATTTCGGTTCTGGTGCGTCGAACCATCAAATATTTTAAAACTCTTTCGCGAATCGCTTTAGCATTTTCTTTTACAGTCTCAATGTATTCTGCATAATCGCGCTGACGATCCAAATTATTAAGTTTCTTTTCGAGTCCATTAAAGAACCCTTCCAGGTCGGGGACATTGGGGATGGTGCTTTTCTTTGCTTTTTGAAAAAGCTTGATCTGGCTCAAAATGTCTTTGGGAGAATTGTTGTAGGGCGTTGCGGTTACAAGAATCACCCTTTTGCCACGGCAGATTTCTGCCAGTTTTTCGTAGGTGATATTGGTCTCTGTCCTGAAACGATGAGCTTCGTCTATAATAATGTTTTTGTATTTTTCAGTCCCTCTATCAATGATGTCGTCCAGCTTTCCC
The nucleotide sequence above comes from Candidatus Zixiibacteriota bacterium. Encoded proteins:
- a CDS encoding phospholipase D-like domain-containing protein, yielding MKLEILNQYAGVNPVGDIIINTLNRDRAKFQHVKFLMAFVSDYGLSYICKALKTYYDSGGILEFIVGIDNGITSFNALAYINRSFPETDLFVLHDSSSKCCFHTKVVIFEGEKYVTVLLGSANLTLGGLYANCETTAIIELDREKDSDIVDSIQSIWNCFRNPKGPLNQNNIQQVSSEWLKKVKATLIKWNKRHKKVGNKSKMDFAFASVPFILPRFAKINIRNSLKKVTRVDNISGQTFYLEIYKETGLGGTQVQIPTKALPFFNKNIGRPIHIRIKVADTDVRDAYIHHFRNNTHRITIRELSGIKRPAIVKFKKSSHEYNTYTCDIITGGQYTKSLAKCKNKTRSGAKGWGIE
- a CDS encoding phospholipase D-like domain-containing protein, with translation MNTDLTFITNEKNRNLLDRFQVLIKDTKFFDVLVGYFYSSGFYSLYKSLEKTEKIRILIGISTSRETYDLLKTTSKESQQSLQFSHAETKQEFQCLVEKELEDSEDNHKVEEGIVKFIEWVKSKKLEIRAYPSQNIHAKVYIMTFAEGDRDVGRIITGSSNFTQAGLVDNLELNVELKNRADYEFAKQKFEELWKDSVDVSEKCIQTIEEKTWLNPNITPYQLYLKFLYEYFKDELGEAQEVYRKYVPQDFMELLYQEQAVLNAKKILEEYGGVFVSDVVGTGKTYIATMLAGQLDGRTLVIAPPVLLDKNNPGSWPNVFSGFKEHADSESLGKLDDIIDRGTEKYKNIIIDEAHRFRTETNITYEKLAEICRGKRVILVTATPYNNSPKDILSQIKLFQKAKKSTIPNVPDLEGFFNGLEKKLNNLDRQRDYAEYIETVKENAKAIRERVLKYLMVRRTRTEIAKYFSEDLKKQGFKFPDVEKPEPLFYELNDEEDKTFNKTIELVAHKFKYARYTPFLPKYYKGETDQPTRLAQENMGKFMRILLVKRLESSFFAFKNSVDRFIYSYDMFIKQFEKGTVYVSKEYTNKIFELLENDDDEAIQRLIDEGKAEEYNSKAFRDDFIKDLKSDFDILNQVKALWQKVTRDPKLLKFVNELSKRQLLKQNKLIIFTESKETAEYLLTNLDKEFPNTTLCYTGGSSEATRDKVIENFDARARHPKDDYRILVSTEILSEGVNLHRSNVVINYDIPWNPTRLMQRVGRINRVDTKFDKIYTFNFFPTKQSNDQIKLKEVAIAKINAFLTLLGGDAALLTEGEPIGSHELFDRLVSKKTVTGEDETEESELKYLQMIKNIREKEPELFDKIKRLPRKARTAKQRDDTKGSLVTYFRRGKLQKFFMAQSVKDSQELDFLTAAKLLESGPEDKKQKLPEKYYELLDKNKEAFIFATTEEMVEPQPRRGRDSAFNVLKILKATMKNTQQLTDEQELYLKKVITQLEEGGLPKQTSKETLKALNRLKQDLKNPLKVLATLQTHIPVRLLEGHYAEQIPTVLGKREVILSLYLTGE